One part of the Cyclobacteriaceae bacterium genome encodes these proteins:
- a CDS encoding DUF4345 family protein produces MNKSLPPNGNLCRFVIDSQQITRICLFLIAAIGISGGLLQLYLGQPETTARLDNVHRFMVGIYVGCGIISLWAGITIARQNTLVFLLALGVNKKLAKQ; encoded by the coding sequence ATGAACAAAAGCTTACCGCCCAATGGAAACCTCTGCCGCTTCGTTATTGATTCGCAACAGATTACCCGCATTTGCCTGTTTTTAATTGCCGCTATTGGTATTAGTGGCGGCCTGCTTCAGCTATACCTGGGCCAACCTGAAACCACGGCCCGGTTGGATAATGTTCACCGCTTCATGGTCGGCATATACGTGGGGTGCGGAATTATCTCGTTGTGGGCCGGCATTACCATTGCGCGACAAAACACGTTGGTGTTCTTGCTGGCATTGGGTGTAAATAAGAAGCTAGCAAAACAATAA
- a CDS encoding AraC family transcriptional regulator, whose product MEEILKFDTISQYNAFNKNATLHPLVSVVDLSKAAPRQLRRMSYGFYVVFLKEIKCGDLKYGISNYDYDEGTLVFLAPNQVIGSYGEEYYQPQGLALVFHPDFIHGTSLGRQMNDYTFFSYTTNEALHLSERERQIILDCFAKIKFELEQGVDKHSKKLIITNIELFLNYCVRFYDRQFITRENSVKGILERFETLLNDFFTSDKPQEIGLPSVAYCAGELNLSSNYFGDLIKKETGKSAQEYIQLKLINVAKERIFDTSKSLSEIAYGLGFKYPQHFSRVFKQQVGVSPIEYRSSMS is encoded by the coding sequence ATGGAAGAGATTTTAAAGTTTGACACCATTAGCCAGTACAATGCCTTCAATAAGAATGCAACGCTACACCCGTTGGTGAGTGTAGTTGATCTTTCGAAAGCAGCACCCAGGCAACTCAGGCGAATGAGCTACGGATTTTATGTCGTGTTTTTGAAAGAGATAAAGTGTGGCGATCTTAAATATGGCATCAGCAATTATGATTACGATGAAGGCACCCTTGTGTTTCTTGCTCCCAATCAGGTAATCGGCTCGTACGGTGAAGAGTATTATCAACCACAAGGTCTCGCATTGGTCTTCCATCCCGATTTCATACACGGTACCTCACTCGGTCGCCAGATGAATGACTACACTTTTTTTTCATACACCACGAATGAGGCCCTTCACTTATCGGAACGGGAACGACAAATAATTCTGGATTGCTTTGCAAAAATCAAATTTGAGCTGGAGCAAGGTGTTGATAAGCACAGCAAAAAGCTTATCATCACCAACATTGAATTATTTCTCAACTATTGCGTACGGTTTTACGATCGCCAGTTTATAACCCGCGAGAATTCTGTTAAAGGAATTCTGGAGAGATTTGAGACATTGCTCAATGACTTTTTTACTTCGGACAAGCCGCAGGAAATAGGCTTGCCGTCAGTTGCTTATTGTGCCGGTGAATTGAATTTATCATCCAATTACTTTGGTGATTTGATTAAAAAGGAAACCGGAAAATCAGCCCAGGAATATATTCAACTTAAATTGATTAATGTGGCTAAAGAAAGAATCTTTGATACCAGCAAATCATTAAGCGAAATCGCTTATGGTCTCGGATTCAAATACCCTCAGCATTTCAGTCGGGTCTTTAAACAACAAGTGGGCGTGTCGCCAATAGAATACAGGAGTTCGATGAGTTAA
- a CDS encoding antibiotic biosynthesis monooxygenase: MKSIRFILVVLLTQFVFHKTTAQDTEQLVRMAKLVIDSTHLEAYKAFLKEEIETSLRVEPGVLTLYAVSEKENPNHITILEIYKDMNAYRSHIQTPHFLKYKDGTLHMVKSLELIETDPLMPKVKLIQRD, encoded by the coding sequence ATGAAATCAATCAGGTTCATTCTTGTAGTATTACTTACACAATTCGTGTTTCATAAAACCACCGCGCAGGATACGGAGCAATTAGTTAGAATGGCAAAACTTGTAATTGATTCAACGCACCTGGAGGCTTATAAAGCTTTTCTGAAGGAGGAAATTGAAACTTCCCTGCGTGTAGAGCCGGGGGTGTTAACACTTTATGCCGTATCAGAAAAGGAAAACCCTAATCACATCACTATCTTGGAAATCTACAAAGACATGAATGCGTACAGATCTCATATTCAAACACCTCACTTTCTTAAATACAAAGACGGTACGCTTCACATGGTCAAATCGCTTGAGCTTATAGAGACCGATCCTTTGATGCCGAAAGTGAAGTTGATTCAAAGAGATTAA
- a CDS encoding TonB-dependent receptor has protein sequence MKKAVWVLVGIVLGLAFQSNAQEAAVKGWVKASGEPVPFATVAVRGTNKGSVTNADGFFELNGISPGSYTVEVSAVGYKKRTQQVQLNQSVNNITVTLEEDVSQLEEVVVTGTMKEVTKLQSPIPVEVYSPTLFKKNPAPNIFESLNMVNGVQPQINCNVCNTGDIHINGLEGPYTMVLIDGMPIVSSLSTVYGLAGIPNSLVKRIEVVKGPASTLYGSEAVGGVINIITKEPSMLAPVQVDVFGTSVGEFNMDLSAVKKIGRATTLLGINHFFYDQKRDINNDNFTDVTLQKRFSVFNKWDFKNQKSSIAWRYFYEDRWGGELPWTRQYRGSDVYYGESIYTNRWEVIGTHALNENTRIDYSYNYHLQDSYYGTVKFLADQHVAFAQLRWNKHVGVHDVLAGTPIRFIRYDDNTPGTAELSGDNTPALTFLPGIFIQDEIKLSDRLSSLLGVRYDHHNVHGNIVTPRLSFRYRISDAGVLRVTGGNGYRVVNLFTEDHAALTGAREVVLLDELKPEKSWNLNVNFTQAITFSSGFWNIDASVFYTHFSNKIVGDFLTDQNKIIYDNLSGYAVSQGITLNTDVQLLSGFSLMAGVTIMDVFTIDEEVKVPQLFAPRYSGTLAASYASRNSKWMVDLTGRFNGPMHLPVQQNDFRPAMSPVVPLMNVQVTRMINDKNGKNRWEVYGGIKNLFNFLPDNPLMRPFDPFDRNTNVDNPNGYTFDTAYNFAPVQGLRGFLGVRYTLR, from the coding sequence ATGAAGAAGGCAGTTTGGGTTTTGGTGGGTATTGTATTGGGATTGGCGTTTCAGTCCAATGCGCAAGAGGCTGCTGTGAAAGGGTGGGTAAAGGCAAGTGGAGAACCGGTACCATTCGCAACGGTTGCCGTGCGCGGCACCAATAAGGGTTCGGTTACAAACGCTGATGGCTTTTTCGAGCTAAACGGTATATCCCCTGGATCCTATACAGTGGAAGTTTCTGCCGTGGGGTATAAAAAACGTACGCAACAGGTTCAACTCAATCAATCTGTTAACAATATAACGGTAACATTGGAGGAAGATGTCAGTCAGCTTGAGGAAGTGGTAGTGACCGGCACGATGAAAGAAGTAACGAAACTTCAATCGCCCATTCCGGTGGAGGTGTATTCGCCAACACTATTCAAGAAAAATCCAGCACCGAATATTTTTGAGTCTTTGAATATGGTTAACGGTGTTCAGCCACAAATAAATTGCAACGTATGCAACACGGGCGACATTCATATTAATGGATTGGAAGGCCCGTACACGATGGTGTTGATTGACGGTATGCCGATAGTCAGCAGCCTTTCAACCGTGTATGGTTTGGCGGGCATCCCCAACAGTCTGGTAAAACGTATTGAAGTGGTGAAAGGTCCTGCGTCAACCTTATATGGCTCCGAAGCTGTGGGCGGTGTGATCAACATCATTACCAAAGAGCCTTCTATGTTGGCACCTGTGCAGGTGGATGTATTCGGAACATCCGTTGGAGAATTTAACATGGATCTTTCAGCGGTAAAAAAAATAGGCAGGGCTACAACATTGCTGGGCATCAATCACTTTTTTTACGATCAAAAGCGCGACATTAACAACGATAATTTTACCGATGTTACCCTGCAAAAACGATTCTCTGTTTTTAATAAATGGGATTTCAAAAATCAAAAGAGCTCTATTGCCTGGCGATATTTTTATGAGGATCGGTGGGGTGGCGAGTTGCCATGGACCCGCCAATACCGCGGATCGGATGTTTATTATGGAGAGTCGATTTATACCAATCGATGGGAAGTTATTGGCACTCATGCACTGAATGAGAATACCCGTATTGATTATTCCTATAACTACCACCTGCAGGATTCTTATTACGGAACGGTAAAATTTCTGGCCGATCAGCATGTTGCTTTCGCACAGCTTCGATGGAATAAGCATGTTGGTGTGCATGATGTTTTGGCGGGTACCCCGATTCGCTTTATCCGTTACGATGACAATACACCAGGAACGGCAGAACTTTCCGGTGACAACACACCTGCGCTAACTTTTCTCCCGGGTATTTTTATTCAGGATGAAATAAAATTATCAGACAGGCTTTCATCCCTTCTTGGTGTTCGCTACGATCATCATAATGTTCACGGAAACATCGTTACGCCCCGATTAAGTTTTCGTTACCGGATCTCCGATGCGGGCGTCTTGCGGGTAACGGGTGGAAATGGTTATCGGGTGGTTAACCTTTTTACGGAAGATCATGCTGCCCTTACGGGCGCACGCGAAGTTGTTTTACTGGATGAACTCAAACCAGAAAAATCATGGAATCTCAATGTAAACTTTACGCAAGCCATTACTTTCTCCTCCGGTTTCTGGAACATTGATGCCTCCGTATTCTATACCCATTTCAGCAACAAGATTGTTGGTGATTTTTTGACTGATCAGAATAAAATTATTTACGACAACTTATCCGGCTACGCGGTATCGCAAGGAATAACCCTGAATACAGATGTTCAGTTATTATCCGGTTTTTCCTTGATGGCCGGAGTAACCATCATGGATGTATTCACCATAGATGAGGAAGTAAAAGTTCCGCAGTTGTTCGCGCCTCGCTATTCGGGAACACTGGCGGCATCGTACGCTTCGCGAAATTCAAAGTGGATGGTTGATCTTACCGGGCGTTTTAACGGGCCGATGCATTTGCCGGTTCAGCAAAATGATTTTCGTCCGGCCATGTCGCCCGTAGTGCCGCTCATGAATGTTCAGGTTACGCGCATGATTAATGATAAAAATGGGAAGAACAGATGGGAAGTGTATGGCGGTATTAAAAACCTGTTCAACTTCTTACCCGACAATCCGCTTATGCGTCCGTTCGATCCATTTGATCGCAATACGAATGTGGACAACCCAAATGGTTACACGTTCGACACCGCCTACAACTTTGCGCCTGTTCAAGGGTTAAGGGGATTTCTTGGAGTCCGGTATACGCTTCGTTAA
- a CDS encoding alpha/beta hydrolase, whose translation MKKIKSIALAMLTVLNIADAQTTKKSQQQNPYTLVYEGAISENVMGQVNIHPVTYTIKGISIAANVYTPPNYDPSQQYPAIVVAHPNGGVKEQVAGLYAQRLAEQGYITIAADAAYQGGSGGTPRYVDKPANRIEDIFAMGDYISQYKGVDNSRLGLLGICGGGGYSLKAAQADKRFKAIATVSMFNSGVVRRNGFMNSQVATIQDRLKQASQARALEAAGGEVLYANNSTTPLTDEQISKLPFDLYREGYIYYNRTHAHPNSSSRYTLSSLMDLMTFDASTNMDLINQPLLMIAGSKADTYYMTDDAFGKAVNVKKKELFLINGASHIETYWKPEYVLQAVNKLANFYQINLNNQNDEF comes from the coding sequence ATGAAAAAAATAAAATCAATTGCATTAGCCATGTTAACCGTTTTGAATATCGCAGATGCTCAAACCACCAAAAAGTCACAGCAACAAAATCCCTATACGTTGGTGTATGAGGGTGCCATTTCCGAAAATGTAATGGGTCAGGTTAACATCCATCCCGTAACGTATACGATTAAAGGCATTAGCATAGCGGCCAACGTGTACACACCGCCAAATTATGATCCTTCTCAACAATATCCAGCTATTGTGGTAGCGCATCCCAATGGAGGAGTGAAAGAACAGGTTGCAGGTTTGTACGCGCAACGCTTAGCGGAGCAAGGTTATATTACTATTGCAGCCGATGCTGCCTATCAGGGTGGTAGCGGAGGCACTCCTCGTTATGTCGATAAACCGGCCAACCGGATTGAAGACATATTTGCCATGGGTGATTACATCTCCCAGTATAAAGGTGTTGATAATTCCAGGCTTGGTTTACTGGGCATTTGTGGCGGTGGTGGATATTCATTAAAAGCAGCGCAAGCAGACAAGCGGTTTAAAGCAATTGCTACTGTAAGTATGTTCAATTCAGGCGTTGTAAGACGCAATGGTTTTATGAACTCACAGGTTGCAACCATTCAAGATAGATTAAAGCAAGCATCCCAAGCTCGGGCTTTAGAAGCAGCAGGTGGAGAGGTATTGTATGCAAACAACAGCACCACTCCGTTAACGGATGAACAAATTTCAAAACTTCCTTTCGATTTATATCGCGAAGGGTATATCTACTACAACAGAACACATGCGCATCCTAATTCCAGTAGCCGATACACACTCAGTAGTCTGATGGACTTAATGACCTTCGATGCAAGTACCAATATGGATTTGATAAACCAACCTTTATTGATGATTGCCGGAAGTAAGGCTGACACCTATTACATGACAGATGATGCCTTTGGCAAAGCTGTTAATGTTAAAAAGAAAGAATTATTTCTCATTAATGGAGCTTCGCATATCGAAACCTACTGGAAACCCGAATATGTTTTGCAGGCCGTGAATAAGTTGGCTAACTTTTACCAGATCAATCTTAACAATCAAAATGATGAATTTTAA